One segment of Drosophila mauritiana strain mau12 chromosome 3R, ASM438214v1, whole genome shotgun sequence DNA contains the following:
- the LOC117145525 gene encoding uncharacterized protein LOC117145525 has translation MLLKCTWLLVLVLSVMAGAFASSGCPAGYSAENNRCTIERPVHGSCPPGSSYSLNINKCVHS, from the coding sequence ATGCTTTTGAAATGCACTTGGCTCTTGGTTTTGGTCCTGTCCGTGATGGCAGGTGCCTTTGCCAGCAGCGGATGTCCTGCAGGATATAGTGCCGAGAACAATCGGTGCACCATCGAGCGTCCTGTTCACGGCTCCTGTCCCCCCGGATCATCCTACAGCCTGAACATTAACAAGTGCGTCCACTCCTAA
- the LOC117145526 gene encoding uncharacterized protein LOC117145526: protein MNFSWLTIFILALIAMTVSAKSCPAPFKKDGNRCTAKRTIRGECPQNSQYQPSINLCVYKN, encoded by the coding sequence ATGAACTTCTCGTGGCTCACCATCTTCATTTTGGCCCTCATCGCCATGACTGTTTCGGCCAAGAGCTGCCCTGCCCCATTCAAGAAGGATGGTAACAGGTGCACCGCAAAGCGCACCATCCGCGGAGAGTGCCCACAAAACTCCCAATACCAACCAAGCATCAATCTGTGTGTGtacaaaaactaa